From one Fulvitalea axinellae genomic stretch:
- a CDS encoding transglutaminase domain-containing protein: MRHLLTVVVLIFWVTQSMAQSPLPIVKATSKTVSIRDGKDFHSATWTLVPELRPDIYHSSKLGERVTFYTDIDSISVDLRENTKFDFVILLNGKDSAFTQIAYREPYLTTLKKAAEYDNTQRRNIPKFTYAGLNDVDLQKIRKAFNLDSIAGKGSEASKFINMMDWVHNIVRHDGNSRNPKLQNAIDLIKVCQNENRGINCRMMATVLNECYLAMGFKSRMVTCMPKPLKFQDCHVINAVYSNELGKWVWMDPTFSAYVMDEKGELLGIQEVRERLVNDKPLILNPDANWNRRVSQTKEHYLYEYMAKNLYRLEVPVRSAYDVETNGKDKTVEYVQLLPLDGINQKPEIRESKYKSGMVLRFYITNNPKQFWEMTPAVN; this comes from the coding sequence ATGAGACATTTATTAACCGTTGTTGTTTTGATTTTTTGGGTTACTCAATCTATGGCCCAATCACCTTTACCAATTGTCAAGGCTACTTCCAAGACAGTAAGCATTAGAGACGGTAAAGATTTCCATTCTGCAACATGGACATTAGTGCCCGAATTAAGGCCGGATATTTATCATTCGAGCAAATTAGGAGAACGGGTAACATTCTATACAGATATTGATTCGATCAGTGTTGACCTAAGGGAAAACACAAAGTTTGACTTTGTGATTTTGCTAAACGGTAAGGACTCCGCATTTACACAAATAGCGTATAGGGAACCGTATCTTACAACTTTGAAGAAGGCGGCGGAGTATGACAATACCCAGCGACGGAATATCCCGAAGTTTACATATGCGGGATTGAATGATGTCGATTTGCAAAAGATCAGAAAAGCGTTTAATCTGGACTCGATTGCGGGAAAAGGAAGCGAAGCCTCAAAATTTATCAATATGATGGATTGGGTTCATAACATTGTTCGTCATGACGGTAATAGTAGGAATCCCAAATTACAGAATGCTATAGATCTTATTAAGGTATGCCAAAATGAAAATAGGGGAATCAACTGTAGAATGATGGCTACGGTACTGAATGAATGTTACTTAGCCATGGGGTTTAAATCCAGAATGGTTACTTGTATGCCCAAGCCGTTAAAATTTCAGGATTGTCACGTAATAAACGCTGTATATTCTAATGAATTGGGGAAATGGGTTTGGATGGACCCTACTTTTTCGGCGTATGTGATGGATGAGAAAGGGGAATTACTGGGGATTCAGGAAGTCCGGGAACGTTTGGTAAACGATAAACCTTTGATCCTTAATCCTGACGCAAACTGGAATAGGCGGGTATCTCAAACCAAGGAGCATTATTTGTACGAATATATGGCGAAAAACCTTTATCGACTTGAAGTGCCTGTAAGGTCGGCATATGACGTAGAGACAAACGGCAAAGACAAAACTGTGGAATATGTACAGTTACTTCCGCTTGACGGGATCAATCAAAAGCCGGAAATAAGGGAATCGAAGTATAAAAGCGGAATGGTTTTACGGTTTTATATTACCAATAACCCGAAACAGTTTTGGGAAATGACCCCGGCAGTTAATTAA
- a CDS encoding AraC family transcriptional regulator, with amino-acid sequence MENQASLKNIQTEQVPDFAYSKIILSELRQYLAVTECSPISIKIVLRGEERYRVENHNYRLSNNSYIIVNQGDQVETAVNSKETVNGLCIFPPIDLVNDVFSSYSIKSRRDPFDASVNDSFFTTHLRNLNQTNLGKYLNANLRSIIGNKEDSFDFLEFYIGIAEAMSVDQLGVEKMMAQLSATKRHTKEELFRRMMTVKDYIHDNQNNRLDLKQLSELSHLSKYHFLRSFKKIFRKSPYQYLLSLKIQKAEVLLKKGYSYNEITEMVGFSDVKNLRKAVGQRDRA; translated from the coding sequence ATGGAAAATCAGGCTTCCCTCAAGAACATACAAACCGAACAAGTCCCTGACTTTGCTTATAGCAAAATCATTTTGTCCGAATTACGGCAATACTTGGCGGTAACCGAATGTTCTCCGATTTCAATCAAAATCGTTTTACGAGGAGAAGAGCGGTATCGGGTAGAAAATCACAATTACCGACTATCCAACAATAGTTATATTATCGTAAACCAAGGGGACCAAGTGGAAACGGCAGTCAATTCAAAAGAGACCGTGAACGGTCTCTGTATTTTTCCTCCTATCGATTTGGTCAATGACGTTTTCTCGTCTTATTCCATCAAATCCCGCCGTGATCCTTTCGACGCTTCCGTCAACGATTCATTTTTCACCACTCACCTCCGCAATCTAAATCAAACGAATTTGGGTAAATACCTAAATGCCAACCTTCGTAGCATTATAGGGAACAAGGAAGATAGTTTCGATTTTCTTGAATTCTATATTGGTATCGCCGAGGCCATGAGCGTGGACCAATTGGGAGTGGAAAAAATGATGGCGCAACTTAGCGCAACCAAGCGACATACCAAAGAGGAACTGTTTCGAAGAATGATGACCGTTAAGGATTATATTCATGATAATCAAAACAATAGGCTTGACCTAAAACAACTCAGTGAGTTGTCTCACCTCTCCAAATACCATTTCCTTAGGTCTTTCAAAAAAATATTCCGGAAAAGCCCTTACCAGTATCTTCTTTCCTTAAAAATCCAAAAAGCCGAGGTTTTATTGAAAAAAGGTTATTCCTATAACGAGATAACGGAAATGGTCGGTTTCTCCGATGTCAAGAACCTTAGAAAAGCGGTGGGGCAACGTGATCGGGCTTAG